The sequence GCACCGCGGAGCGGGTGACCAGCCGGCTCAACGAGCTGTATGCCGAAGAGCACGATCCCGATTCGCTCTCGCCGGACACGCGCCGGGACCCGGCGCAGCTGATGAAGCAGACCGACGTCGCGGGCAAGGCGCCGAGCGTTATCGCCCGCGCGCACCACGGGTCGGTGTCCAAGGACGAGCGCGCCATGACAGAGCAGATGCTTAAAGAGGGCACGCTGCGCGCGGTGGTGGCCACCAGCTCGCTGGAGCTGGGCATTGATATGGGCGCGGTCGACCTCGTGGTGCAGGTCGAGTCCCCGCCGTCAGTGGCTAGTGGGCTGCAGCGCGTGGGCCGCGCCGGCCACTCGGTGGGCGCCGTCTCCGAGGGTACCTTCTACCCGAAACACCGCTCGGATCTGGTGCAGTCGGCGGTGACGGTCAAGCGGATGCGCGCCGGGCTCATCGAAAAGCTGCACACGCCCACCAACCCGCTGGACGTGCTGGTGCAGCAGACGATTGCGGCGGTGGCGGCGTCCGAGCCGGACGGGCTGGACGTCGATGAGTGGTACGCCACCGTGCGCAAAGCGTGGCCCTACCGAGAGCTGGCGCGGGACGTCTTTGATTCGGTCATCGACCTAGCCAGCGGCGTGTACCCGTCGACCGATTTTGCGGAGCTGAAACCCCGCGTGGTCTACGACCGCGTGAGCGGCGTGCTCACCCCGCGCCCCGGTGCGCAGCGCGTGGCGGTCACGTCCGGCGGGACGATCCCCGATCGCGGCATGTTCGGCGTCTTTCTGGCCGGCGCGGAGGGCGCGCCGCGCCGGGTGGGCGAGCTTGACGAGGAGATGGTCTACGAATCGCGGGTGGGCGACGTGTTCACCCTGGGTGCGACCTCGTGGCGGATTGAAGATATTACGCGCGACCAGGTCATCGTCACGCCCGCGCCGGGGCACACCGGCCGGCTGCCGTTTTGGAACGGTGGGCAGGCGGGCCGGCCGTACGAGCTGGGGCAGGCGTTGGGCGAGTTCCGGCGTACGGTGCACGCCGATCCCGCCCAGGTGGTGGACTTGGATGACAAAGCCGACCGGAACCTTACGGCCTACCTGCAGGAACAGGACGAAGCCACCGGAGTCATCCCGGACGAGAAGACGCTGGTGCTCGAGCGCTTCCGAGACGAGCTGGGGGATTGGCGTGTGGTGCTGCACACCCCGTTCGGCCGCGGGGTCAACTCTGCGTGGGCGCTCGCGGTGGGCGCGCGCGTGGCGGAGCAGACCGGCATGGACCCGCAGGCGGTCGCGGGCGACGACGGCATCGTGCTGCGCCTGCCCGAGGCGGACGCCGAGCCGGACGCGTCGCTGTTTGTGTTCGGCGCCGACGAGATCGAGGACATCGTCACCGAACAGGTAGGAAACTCCGCGCTGTTCGCCTCCCGCTTCCGCGAGTGCGCCGCCCGCGCGCTGCTTTTGCCGCGGCGCAATCCGGGGAAGCGCGCCCCGCTGTGGCAACAGCGCCAGCGCGCCGAGCAGCTTCTCGATGTCGCCCGTAAGTACCCGTCTTTCCCCATCATCTTGGAAACCGTCCGCGAATGCCTCCAGGACGTCTACGACCTGCCGGCGCTACGTGAGGTCGCGCGCGATCTGGGTCATCGCCGCGTGCGGATTGCGGAGGTCACTACCGAGCAGCCCTCGCCGTTCGCATCGTCGCTACTGTTCAACTACACCGGCGCGTTAATGTACGAGGGCGACTCGCCGCTGGCGGAAAAGCGCGCGGCGGCCCTCGCGCTGGACCCGAGTCTTTTAGCCAAGTTGCTGGGCACGGTGGAGCTGCGGGAGCTTCTCGATGCCGAGGTGATAGACCGCGTCCACGCCCAGCTGCAGCGCACAGCAGACGGCCGCCGGGCGCGCACGCCCGAGGAAGTCGCCGACCTGCTGCGCGTGTTGGGCCCCGTGCCGGTGGAGGAGATGGACGCCCACATCGAGGGCGACTGGGACGCCGGCCTTGCCCAAGCGGTGGAAAGCGAGCTGGTCAACGCGGGCCGCGCCATGCGGGTGCGCATCGCCGGGCGCGAGCACCTCGCCCAGGTCAGCGACGCGCCGTTGCTGCGCGACGGGCTCGGCGTGCCCGTCCCGCCGGGAGTGCCGGCGCAGGTGGAGACCATCGAGGACGCGCTCAGCCAGCTGGTCAGCCGGTGGGCGCGCACCCGCGGCCCGTTCGTCCTCCGCGAGCTCGCCGCGGCGTTCGGCCTGTCCATCTCCGCCGCGTATACCGCGGTGACCTCCATGGACAGCACCGTGGAGGGGCACTACCGCCAGGGGGTGGAAGATACCGAATACTGCGCCGCGGAGGTCTTGAAGGTCATCCGTTCCAAGTCGCTGGCGGCGGCTCGGGCGGCCACCGAGCCGGTCAGCGCCGCCACGTTCGGGCGCTTCCTGCCGGACTGGCAGCAGGTCGCCCCGGTGGGCCAGCGCCCAGTGCTGCGCGGGGCCGACGGGGTGTTCACCGTGGTGGAACAGTTCGCCGGGGTGCGGCTGCCGGCCTCCGCGTGGGAGTCCCTGGTGCTGCCGGCGCGCGTCGGGGACTACTCGCCGGCGATGCTCGACGAGCTCACCTCCTCCGGCGAGGTGCTCATTGTCGGCGCCGGCAAGGCGGGCGCTGCCGATCCGTGGGTGATGCTGCTGCCCGCCGATTACGCCGCGCAGCTCGCCCCTGAGGTCGAACCGGAGGGGCTGACGGCGCTGCAGGAATCGGTGCTCGAGGTCTTGCAACGCGGCGGCGCCTTCCTGTTCGCCGATCTGCTGCGCGAGACCACCGGCGCCGGCGGCGATCTGGGGCTTATCACCGGAAACGCCAGTGCCACCGAGCTGCGCGAGGCCATCTGGGGTCTGGTGGAAGCGGGCCTTGTCGCCCCCGATTCCTTCCAGCCCATTCGCACGCGCCTGGCCGGCAAGGGCCGGCGGGGGAGCACCGCGCACCGCGCGAAACGGCGGCCGACCCGCTCCCGGCTGCGCATGGGCCGTACCTCGTTTGCCCAGGCCCACAAGGCGCAGGCGACTGAGACCCCGCCGGATATGGGCGGGCGCTGGGCGCTTGCCGTTCCTCCCGCGACCGATCCGACCAACCGCAGCCTCGAGCACGGCGAGGCGTGGCTGGACCGCTACGGCGTGGTTACCCGCGGCAGCGTCGTCGCCGAGGACGTGCTTGGCGGGTTCGCGCTGGCCTACAAGGTGCTCTCCGGGTTCGAAGAATCCGGCAAAGCGATGCGCGGCTATGTCATCGAGGGGCTCGGCGCGGCGCAGTTTTCTACGCCCGCGGTCATCGACAGGCTGCGTGGATTGTCTGACTCCGCCGACGTCACCGGGTGGCCGTCGGGGACCACCGAGCCGGACGTGGTGGTGCTCGCCGCGACCGATCCGGCCAACCCGTACGGCGCGGCGCTCGACTGGCCGCAGCGCGATGAGGCTGGTGGCAAGGCCACGTCGGCGCCGGGGCGGTCGGCGGGGGCGCTGGCCATTCTTATCGATGGCCTCGCCGTCGCCCACCTCACCCGCGGCGGCAAGACGCTCACGACGTTCTTCGATGCCCTACCCGAGGGCATCGATCACGCCTTCGTGTGGGAGAGCATCGTGGAGGCTCTGGTCGAGCTGGTCGGCGCCGGCAGGCTTACGCCGCTGACCATCGAAAAGGCCAACGGCCACTCGGTGTTCGATTCCCCGGCTGCGCAGGCGCTGCGCCACGCCGGTGCCGGCATTACCCCGAAGGGCGTGCGCATCGCGGCGACGACGGCGGCCCCGCGGACGTCACGAAGCCGCGGCGGCCGCACCCTGGATCAGGCTTTGGCCGAGCTTGACGATGTCTCGGGCTCCGCAGCTCCAGGCTCCGCATCTCCAAGCTTTGACGACCCGCGTTCGGGCAGCTTCCGGCGGCGCGGACCGTATCGCCGATAGGGTGGCCCGGCGGCCGATGTGGCGCCGGATGAAACGACAAACGGAAAGGTGGTGACCCGCGCATGCCCGAGGGGGATTCGGTACTGCAGCTGTCCCGGCGGCTGCAGTTTATGACCGGCAGGGAGGTCACCCGTACGTCCCTGCGCGTGCCGCGGTACGCCACCGTCCGCTTCGACGGCGAGGTATGCGACCGCGTGTGGCCGTACGGAAAGCACCTGTTCATGCAGTTCGGCAAGGGTATTTTGCACACGCACCTCAAGATGGAGGGTATCTGGACCACCCACTACGCCGGCGACAAGTGGAAGCGGCCGGGGCACACCGCCCGCGTGGTGCTGCAGCTGGCGGCGCGCCCGCGGGACGTGAAGGTCGTCGGGCACAACCTAGGCTTGGTCGAGGTCTTCCCGGCGAACCAGTACGCGGAGCGCATCGGGCACTTGGGTCCCGACATCCTTGCGCCGGACTGGGCGGAAAGCGGCGGCAGGGAAGAGGCGATCCGCCGCATTAGTGCCCGGCCGCAGCGCGCCATCGGCGCGGCGCTGTTGGACCAGCGCAACGTGGCGGGCATTGGCAATGAGTACCGCGCCGAAGCATGTTTTATCGCCGGCATGCACCCAGCCAGCGCCGTCGGCCGGGTCGACGTCGAGCACGTCGTGGATATCTCCCGGAAGATTATGTGGGCCAACCGGAATTCGCCGGTACGCGTGACCACCGGGGTGCGGCGTGCCGGGGAGGCCACCTACGTCTTCGGGCGCAATCACCGCAAGTGCAGGCGCTGCGGCACGTTGATCACAAAGTCTTTCCTCGGTGGCGTCGACTACGGCGGGGACGCCGGGGAGCTTGAGCGCGTCATCTGGTGGTGCCCGGTGTGCCAGCCCGGACCGTATCGGCTGCCGTAGGGTAGGACACCATGAAGGTCTTGCTTAATTTCCTCTGGTTCATCCTCGGCGGCTGGGCGCTGGCGCTGTCTTACCTCATCTTCGGCGTTATCGCCTGCGTCTTCGTGGTCACCATTCCGTTCGGCGTGGCGTGCTTCCGCATGGCGAATTTCGCCCTCTGGCCGTTTGGTCGCACCGTTATCGAACCGGTGCACGGTACTGGCGGGGTGTCGGTGGTGTCCAACGTTATCTGGTTCTGCGTGGCGGGCGTATGGATTGCCCTGAGCCACATTGCCACCGCCCTCGCGCAGGCGGTGACCATCGTCGGCATCCCGTTCGCGTGGGCGAACCTGAAGATGCTGCCGGTCATGGTCGTGCCCTTCGGCCGCCGGATCGCCGATTCCGACGCCATCCCGGCCGGATGGCGCCCGATGGTCTAACTACTTCCGCGCACATTAACCGCGGTTCGCGCGGTACCAGTTGATGAGCGCGTCGGTGGACGCGTCGCCGGAATCCGGCGCTGTCTCACCGCTGACAGCCGGGGCTAAGTCCCCGGCTTGTTTCTTGCCCAGCTCCACGCCCCACTGGTCGAAGGAGTTGACGTCCCAGATAACGCCCTGGACGAACACGATGTGCTCGTAGAGCGCGATGAGCGCGCCCAAGGCGGCGGGGTTAAGCTCCGGCGCGAGGATCGTGGTGGTAGGGCGGTTGCCCGGCATGACCTTGTGCGGTATGAGGTCTTCGGCGACGCCTTCGTCCGCGATCTCCGCGGCGGTCTTCCCGAAAGCCAGGACCTTCGTCTGTGCGAAGAAGTTGCTCATCAACAGGTCGTGCATGGAGCCGTTGCCCGACGCGGTGGCCAGATCGAATCGCGGCCGGGCGAAACCGATGAAGTCCGCCGGGATTAACCGGGTGCCCTGGTGCATGAGCTGGAAGAAGGCGTGCTGGCCGTTGGTTCCCGGCTCGCCGAAGTAAATCTCGCCGGTATCCCAGGCCACGGGCGTGCCGTCGCGGCGCACCGACTTGCCGTTCGATTCCATCGTCAGCTGCTGCAGGTACGCCGGGAAACGGCCGAGATCCTGCGAGTAGGGCAGCACGGCGTGGGTCTCCGCGCCGTAGAAGTTGGTGTACCAGATGCCCAACAGACCCATGAGCACTGGCACGTTGTCCTCCAGCGGGGCAGTGCGGAAGTGCTCATCCATCGCGTGGAAACCGCCGAGGAAACGCATGAAGTCCTGCGGCCCGATTGTGCACATGAGCGATAGGCCAATGGCAGACGAGATGGAGTAGCGCCCGCCGACGAAGTTCCAGAACTCGAACATGTTGGCCGTATCGATGCCGAACTCCGCGACCTTGTCCGCGTTGGTCGACACCGCCACGAAGTGCTTGGCCACAGCCGACTCGTCACCGTCGAACTGCTCGACCAGCCAGCGCCGCGCCGCGTGCGCATTGGTGAGCGTTTCCTGGGTGGTGAAGCTCTTGGAGGAGACGACGAAAAGAGTGGAGTGCGGGTCGAGGTTATCCAGGGTGGCCGTCATGTCCGCCGGGTCGATATTGGAGACGAAGTCCGCGGAAATCCCGGCCGTCTCGTACGCCCGCAGCGCCTGGGCAGCCATGGCCGGCCCCAGGTCGGAGCCGCCAATGCCGATGTTGACCACTTTCTTGATGGTGTGGCCGGTATGCCCCAGCCAGGAACCGGACCGCAGGGCGGTGGCGAAATCCCGCATGCGGCCGAGCACGTCGTGCACGTCGGCCGCGACGTCCTGGCCGTCGACGCGCAGATCGTCTTCGACGGGGATGCGCAGCGCGGTGTGCAGCACGGCGCGGTCCTCGGTGGAGTTGATGTGTTCGCCGTTAAACATCGCCGCGCGGCGGTCTTCGAGGCCGGCGGCGCGGGCCAGAGCAATGAGCTTGCCGATGCCGTCGTGGTCCACCAAGTTCTTCGACAGGTCGACGTGCAGCCCGGCCGCATCGAAGCTGAATCGGTGGGCGCGGTCCGGGTCGGCATCGAAAAGCTCGCGGAGGGTGCGGCCGGAAAACTCGTCGTAGTGCGACTGGAGGTCGTTCCACTCGGCGAGGTCGGTGAGCTGGCGGGCGGAGGAGTCCACGGCGGAAGTCAGCCTTTCTGCGGCAAGAAAATGGGCGGTTCGGTCAATTATCCAACGCTAATCGTAACGGGGCTGAGGCCGCTGGGAAATGCCGATCCTTTGCCCAAAAATCGCGCTTGGCTGGCGGGGGCGAAGGCAGTGTCCGGGGTGCCTAGTAGGTTAGAGGGCATTATGACGAACTCGCCTTTTAGCAGCCCATTTTCTTCCCGTGATAGCGACAACCCCCAAGGCCAGCCGTCCCTTTTCGGCGGCGGTGACGGAAGCGCCCAGCCCGCGCGCGAGACAGCGAATACCCCGGAGCCGCTGACGACGGGGCTCAACGAGCAGCAGGCCGCGGCGGTGGAACATACCGGCGCGCCGCTGCTGATTGTCGCCGGCGCGGGTTCCGGAAAGACCGCGGTGCTTACCCGGCGCATTGCCCACCTGTTGCGCAACCGCGGGGTCTCGCCGTGGCAGGTGCTGGCCATTACCTTTACCAACAAGGCTGCCGCGGAGATGAAAGACCGCGTCGGCCAGCTCGTCGGCCCAGTCGCGGAGCGGATGTGGGTGTCTACCTTCCACTCGTTTTGCGTACGCATCCTGCGTCAGCAGGCGCAGCTCGTGCCGGGGCTTAACAGCAAATTCACCATTTATGACGGCGACGACGCCCGCCGGCTATTGGGAATGATCGCTAAAGAAAAGCAGATCGATCTCAAGAAGTTCACCCCGCGCGTGCTGGCCAACCAGATTTCGAACTACAAAAACGAGCTCATCGGCCCCGACGCGGCGGCGCACCGCGCGAGTGAGACGCGCAATCCTTTCGACCGCACCGTCGCGGACGTGTACGCGGATTACCAGAAGCGCCTGCGCGCGGCGAACGCGGTGGACTTCGACGACCTCATCGGTGAGGTCGTGCGCATCTTCGCGGACTACCCGCAAGTCACGGAGTTCTACCGCAAGCGCTTCCGCCACGTGCTCATTGATGAGTACCAGGACACCAACCACGCCCAGTACCGGCTGGTCTCCGAGCTGGTCGGCCGCGGGAACCTCGGCCCAGACGCGCCCGAGCTGTGCGTGGTGGGCGACTCGGATCAGTCCATCTACGCCTTCCGCGGTGCGACTATCCGCAACATCCAGGAGTTCGAGCGCGACTACCCGCAGGCGCGCACGATCTTGCTGGAGCAGAACTACCGCTCGACGCAGACGATTCTGGACGCCGCCAACGCTGTCATCGCCCGCAATGAAAACCGCCGGGAGAAAAACCTCTGGACCGCCAAGGGCAGCGGCGACCAGATCGTCGGCTACGTGGCGGACAACGAACACGACGAGGCGCGATTTATCGCCACCGAGATCGACGCGCTGGCGGACAAAGGGAAGCCGTACTCGGACATCGCGGTGATGTACCGGACCAACAATGCCTCCCGCGCGCTGGAAGACATCTTCATCCGCACCGGCATCCCGTATCGCGTGGTGGGTGGCACCCGCTTCTACGAGCGGCGCGAAATCCGCGACATCGTCGCCTACCTGCGCATCCTGGACAACCCGGACGACACGGTGAGCCTGCGCCGGATCATCAACGTGCCCAAGCGCGCCATCGGGGACAAAGCGCAAGGCCACATTGCGGTGCACGCAGATAACCTAGGCGTGAGCTTTGGGCGCGCGCTGGTGGATGCCGCGGCGGGCGACGTGCCGGGCCTGGGCACCCGGGCGGTCAACGCGGTGCGCAAGTTCAACGAGATGATGCAGGGGATAGCCAACCAGGTGCCGGACATGCGCAACTCGGTGACTGGGCAGCCCGATCTGGGCGAGCTCATCAACGCCGTGCTGGATGCGACGGGGTACCGCGCTGAGCTGGAAAACTCCAACGACCCGCAGGACGGCTCGCGCCTGGACAACCTGAACGAGCTGGTCTCCGTCGCCCGCGAGTTTTCCTCCGAGGCGGCCAACCAGCTGGCGGCCAGCGATATCGATCCTGCCGAGGCGGTCGAGGAGGGCGAGGCCGCGCCGGGCTCGCTGCAGGCCTTCTTGGAAAAGGTCTCCCTGGTGGCGGACGCGGACCAGATCCCCGATTCGGAGAACGGTGTGGTCACCCTCATGACCCTGCACACCGCGAAGGGTCTGGAGTTCCCCGTGGTCTTCCTCACCGGCTGGGAGGACGGGCAGTTCCCGCACATGCGCGCGCTGGGAGACCCGAAGGAGCTCTCCGAGGAGCGGCGCCTGGCTTATGTGGGGATCACGCGCGCCCGCGAGAAGCTGTACCTCTCGCGGGCCATCATCCGCTCGTCGTGGGGCAACCCGCTGACCAATCCCGCCAGCCGCTTCCTCGGCGAGATCCCGGAGGATCTCCTCAGCTGGCGCAGGGAGGAGCCGGATAGCTCCCTGTCGGGGTCGGGGTGGGACGAGCCGTCCTACTCCTACGGGCGCACCTTCGGCTCGTCCTGGTCTGGGTGGGGCGGAAAGTCGCGGTCGTCGCGCTCGGGGGCTCGGTCTGGCTCCACTGCGTCTTCCCCTACGCAGCGGGGCCGAAACCGCGGCTCCCGTTCCGGCGGCGGTGGCGCCGGGATGAAGAACTCCAACTTGCAGCTGGCGGTGGGCGACCGTGTCAATCACGCGAAGTACGGTCTGGGCACGGTCGTCGATTGCAGCGGTAGCGGGGCTCGTGCCACCGCGACCATCGACTTCGGCAGCGCCGGAACCGTGCGGCTCATGCTCATCGGCGGGTTGCCGATGGAAAAGCTCTAGACCGTAATTCCCGTCTGCGCGAACCACTGCTGCGGGTCGCTCGGGGTCGCGCCATCCGGCCAGATCTCGAAGTGGAGGTGCGGACCGGTGGACTGGCCCTCGTTGCCGATGGCCGCGATCTGCTGGCCGGCGGTCACGCGCTGGCCCACCGACACCTGGATGGACTGAGCGGTCATGTGGCCGTAAACGGCGATGGAGCCGTCGTCGTGGCGCACGCGCACCCAGTTACCAAAGCCCTGCGCCGGGCCCGCAGAGATGACCTCTCCGTCCATGGCGGAGACGATTGGCGTGCCCTGCGAGTTGGCCACGTCGATGCCGTTGTGCTGCGCGCCCCAGCGCGCGCCGAAGGTGGACGTCAGGGTGCCGGTGGTCGGGAAGACCACTTTCGAGCCGTTGGCCGTCTTGCCGGTCATCGACGGCGACAGCTGGTGGCTCTGTTGCTTCTTGGACGGGGCGAACGCATCACCTAGCCCGGGCACCGACTTCGGGTCGATGACCACACTGATGGCGATGCCGTTTTCCGTCTGTGAGAACTGCGGGGTCACTTCGCCGTTGTAGACCGCCTTGCCGGACTCGTAGAGGCCCACCAGGGCATCGGCAAGCGATGCGGAATCCACGTGCGTGAGAGACGGGTGAGCGGAGCCGTCGGACAGGTCGATGGTGGCGGCGTTCTTCGGTGCAGCGCCGGCTGTGGCGGTGCCGAGGGGCAGGGTGAGCCCCGCGATAAGCGCCGCGGCTGCCGCGGACGCGGCGACACGGGCGCGGTGACTGCGCTTCATACAAGTTTCCTTTTCCCGGCGGGAGTTCTTTTCTGCGCTACAGAATTTATCGCCCTGTGACTCTTGTGGCCAATGGGAGAATAATCGCCTCCTGTTGTATATGTTTCGAACATCGTCGAACGTGCCAGCGTTAGGGCTACCTCGCCCGCGGGTGGTGTGCGCTGGGTATTAACCCGTTGTTTAGCGTTTGGGGGTGGCCGCGGGGGGAGGTGGGGCCGGCGCCTTAGAGACACATGTGGCGGGAAGAGTACGGCGCTGAAAACGCAGAAAAGCGGCCTAGGAATACAACCTAGGCCGCGGGAAAGCCGCAGAAATCAGTGAGATGCGGGAATAAAAGTCTCTTACAGGGAGATGCCGCGCTCGGCGAGCCACGGGACCGGGTCGATGGCGCTGCCGCCTGCCGGGTGCACCTCGAAGTGCAGGTGGGTGCCGGTGGAGAAACCGCGGCTG is a genomic window of Corynebacterium massiliense DSM 45435 containing:
- a CDS encoding M23 family metallopeptidase; translated protein: MKRSHRARVAASAAAAALIAGLTLPLGTATAGAAPKNAATIDLSDGSAHPSLTHVDSASLADALVGLYESGKAVYNGEVTPQFSQTENGIAISVVIDPKSVPGLGDAFAPSKKQQSHQLSPSMTGKTANGSKVVFPTTGTLTSTFGARWGAQHNGIDVANSQGTPIVSAMDGEVISAGPAQGFGNWVRVRHDDGSIAVYGHMTAQSIQVSVGQRVTAGQQIAAIGNEGQSTGPHLHFEIWPDGATPSDPQQWFAQTGITV
- a CDS encoding YccF domain-containing protein, with amino-acid sequence MKVLLNFLWFILGGWALALSYLIFGVIACVFVVTIPFGVACFRMANFALWPFGRTVIEPVHGTGGVSVVSNVIWFCVAGVWIALSHIATALAQAVTIVGIPFAWANLKMLPVMVVPFGRRIADSDAIPAGWRPMV
- the pgi gene encoding glucose-6-phosphate isomerase gives rise to the protein MDSSARQLTDLAEWNDLQSHYDEFSGRTLRELFDADPDRAHRFSFDAAGLHVDLSKNLVDHDGIGKLIALARAAGLEDRRAAMFNGEHINSTEDRAVLHTALRIPVEDDLRVDGQDVAADVHDVLGRMRDFATALRSGSWLGHTGHTIKKVVNIGIGGSDLGPAMAAQALRAYETAGISADFVSNIDPADMTATLDNLDPHSTLFVVSSKSFTTQETLTNAHAARRWLVEQFDGDESAVAKHFVAVSTNADKVAEFGIDTANMFEFWNFVGGRYSISSAIGLSLMCTIGPQDFMRFLGGFHAMDEHFRTAPLEDNVPVLMGLLGIWYTNFYGAETHAVLPYSQDLGRFPAYLQQLTMESNGKSVRRDGTPVAWDTGEIYFGEPGTNGQHAFFQLMHQGTRLIPADFIGFARPRFDLATASGNGSMHDLLMSNFFAQTKVLAFGKTAAEIADEGVAEDLIPHKVMPGNRPTTTILAPELNPAALGALIALYEHIVFVQGVIWDVNSFDQWGVELGKKQAGDLAPAVSGETAPDSGDASTDALINWYRANRG
- a CDS encoding DNA-formamidopyrimidine glycosylase family protein, with amino-acid sequence MPEGDSVLQLSRRLQFMTGREVTRTSLRVPRYATVRFDGEVCDRVWPYGKHLFMQFGKGILHTHLKMEGIWTTHYAGDKWKRPGHTARVVLQLAARPRDVKVVGHNLGLVEVFPANQYAERIGHLGPDILAPDWAESGGREEAIRRISARPQRAIGAALLDQRNVAGIGNEYRAEACFIAGMHPASAVGRVDVEHVVDISRKIMWANRNSPVRVTTGVRRAGEATYVFGRNHRKCRRCGTLITKSFLGGVDYGGDAGELERVIWWCPVCQPGPYRLP
- the pcrA gene encoding DNA helicase PcrA yields the protein MTNSPFSSPFSSRDSDNPQGQPSLFGGGDGSAQPARETANTPEPLTTGLNEQQAAAVEHTGAPLLIVAGAGSGKTAVLTRRIAHLLRNRGVSPWQVLAITFTNKAAAEMKDRVGQLVGPVAERMWVSTFHSFCVRILRQQAQLVPGLNSKFTIYDGDDARRLLGMIAKEKQIDLKKFTPRVLANQISNYKNELIGPDAAAHRASETRNPFDRTVADVYADYQKRLRAANAVDFDDLIGEVVRIFADYPQVTEFYRKRFRHVLIDEYQDTNHAQYRLVSELVGRGNLGPDAPELCVVGDSDQSIYAFRGATIRNIQEFERDYPQARTILLEQNYRSTQTILDAANAVIARNENRREKNLWTAKGSGDQIVGYVADNEHDEARFIATEIDALADKGKPYSDIAVMYRTNNASRALEDIFIRTGIPYRVVGGTRFYERREIRDIVAYLRILDNPDDTVSLRRIINVPKRAIGDKAQGHIAVHADNLGVSFGRALVDAAAGDVPGLGTRAVNAVRKFNEMMQGIANQVPDMRNSVTGQPDLGELINAVLDATGYRAELENSNDPQDGSRLDNLNELVSVAREFSSEAANQLAASDIDPAEAVEEGEAAPGSLQAFLEKVSLVADADQIPDSENGVVTLMTLHTAKGLEFPVVFLTGWEDGQFPHMRALGDPKELSEERRLAYVGITRAREKLYLSRAIIRSSWGNPLTNPASRFLGEIPEDLLSWRREEPDSSLSGSGWDEPSYSYGRTFGSSWSGWGGKSRSSRSGARSGSTASSPTQRGRNRGSRSGGGGAGMKNSNLQLAVGDRVNHAKYGLGTVVDCSGSGARATATIDFGSAGTVRLMLIGGLPMEKL
- a CDS encoding ATP-dependent helicase translates to MAENILDKFRPEVGQWFTEVFAAPTDVQAGAWKAISAGDHALVVAPTGSGKTLAAFLWALNNLVGRHGQTALPVAKHAARESSHGGVKVLYISPLKALGVDVEQNLRAPLAGISRVAQRLGVPEPEISVGVRSGDTPQAERTRQVRRPPDILITTPESAYLMLTSQAAGVLASVDTVIIDEIHALAGTKRGVHLALTLERLERLAGSFQRIGLSATVRPLESVANFLSGGRPVEIIAPPADKRWELSVRVPVEDMSDLPTPEPGSTIGESTLDDPLGIADTEPVAADSALPTAKSIWPFIETELFTQVMEHRSTLVFVNSRRTAERVTSRLNELYAEEHDPDSLSPDTRRDPAQLMKQTDVAGKAPSVIARAHHGSVSKDERAMTEQMLKEGTLRAVVATSSLELGIDMGAVDLVVQVESPPSVASGLQRVGRAGHSVGAVSEGTFYPKHRSDLVQSAVTVKRMRAGLIEKLHTPTNPLDVLVQQTIAAVAASEPDGLDVDEWYATVRKAWPYRELARDVFDSVIDLASGVYPSTDFAELKPRVVYDRVSGVLTPRPGAQRVAVTSGGTIPDRGMFGVFLAGAEGAPRRVGELDEEMVYESRVGDVFTLGATSWRIEDITRDQVIVTPAPGHTGRLPFWNGGQAGRPYELGQALGEFRRTVHADPAQVVDLDDKADRNLTAYLQEQDEATGVIPDEKTLVLERFRDELGDWRVVLHTPFGRGVNSAWALAVGARVAEQTGMDPQAVAGDDGIVLRLPEADAEPDASLFVFGADEIEDIVTEQVGNSALFASRFRECAARALLLPRRNPGKRAPLWQQRQRAEQLLDVARKYPSFPIILETVRECLQDVYDLPALREVARDLGHRRVRIAEVTTEQPSPFASSLLFNYTGALMYEGDSPLAEKRAAALALDPSLLAKLLGTVELRELLDAEVIDRVHAQLQRTADGRRARTPEEVADLLRVLGPVPVEEMDAHIEGDWDAGLAQAVESELVNAGRAMRVRIAGREHLAQVSDAPLLRDGLGVPVPPGVPAQVETIEDALSQLVSRWARTRGPFVLRELAAAFGLSISAAYTAVTSMDSTVEGHYRQGVEDTEYCAAEVLKVIRSKSLAAARAATEPVSAATFGRFLPDWQQVAPVGQRPVLRGADGVFTVVEQFAGVRLPASAWESLVLPARVGDYSPAMLDELTSSGEVLIVGAGKAGAADPWVMLLPADYAAQLAPEVEPEGLTALQESVLEVLQRGGAFLFADLLRETTGAGGDLGLITGNASATELREAIWGLVEAGLVAPDSFQPIRTRLAGKGRRGSTAHRAKRRPTRSRLRMGRTSFAQAHKAQATETPPDMGGRWALAVPPATDPTNRSLEHGEAWLDRYGVVTRGSVVAEDVLGGFALAYKVLSGFEESGKAMRGYVIEGLGAAQFSTPAVIDRLRGLSDSADVTGWPSGTTEPDVVVLAATDPANPYGAALDWPQRDEAGGKATSAPGRSAGALAILIDGLAVAHLTRGGKTLTTFFDALPEGIDHAFVWESIVEALVELVGAGRLTPLTIEKANGHSVFDSPAAQALRHAGAGITPKGVRIAATTAAPRTSRSRGGRTLDQALAELDDVSGSAAPGSASPSFDDPRSGSFRRRGPYRR